From a single Paraburkholderia sp. FT54 genomic region:
- a CDS encoding acetamidase/formamidase family protein has product MNWLEQSIMYTRGVARGQVRETHDLSESRQGTFHYTIGPYSTPVMNIAPGDRVVVQTRDAFDGKILTEQDLPSQKLRVPFLNPQSGPIMIEGAEKGDVVAVYIESMLPRGDNPRGTCCLIPRFGALTGTEYTATLNEPLPEITRKIDVDEEGVYWSKRVTLPYKPHIGTLSLSPEIDSINSLTPDNHGGNMDVPDMGPGSITYLPVRSAGARLFIGDAHACQGDGEVCGTAVEFSSTTTIHVDLIKGWHIEWPRLETDELLMAIGSARPLEDATRIAYHELVLWMEKEYGFDRWDAYMMLSQCGKVRLGNFVDPKYSVGAAISKKYLAPAA; this is encoded by the coding sequence ATGAACTGGCTCGAACAATCGATCATGTACACGCGCGGCGTCGCACGCGGCCAGGTCCGTGAAACGCATGATCTCAGCGAATCCCGTCAGGGCACATTTCACTACACCATCGGACCGTACTCGACGCCGGTGATGAACATCGCCCCGGGCGACCGGGTAGTGGTTCAGACACGCGACGCATTCGACGGCAAGATCCTGACGGAACAGGATCTGCCGAGTCAGAAGCTGCGGGTGCCGTTCCTGAATCCGCAAAGCGGTCCGATCATGATCGAAGGCGCGGAGAAGGGCGACGTGGTGGCGGTCTACATCGAATCGATGCTGCCGCGCGGCGACAATCCGCGCGGCACCTGCTGCCTGATTCCGCGCTTCGGCGCGCTGACCGGTACGGAATACACCGCGACGCTCAATGAGCCGTTGCCCGAGATCACCCGCAAGATCGACGTGGACGAAGAAGGCGTCTACTGGAGCAAGCGCGTCACGCTGCCGTACAAGCCGCATATCGGCACACTGAGCCTGTCGCCGGAAATCGACTCGATCAATTCGCTCACGCCGGACAATCACGGCGGCAATATGGACGTGCCCGACATGGGCCCGGGCAGCATCACGTATCTGCCGGTGCGCTCCGCCGGTGCGCGGCTCTTTATCGGCGACGCGCACGCCTGCCAGGGCGACGGCGAAGTATGCGGCACCGCCGTCGAATTCTCCAGCACGACCACGATCCACGTCGATCTGATCAAGGGCTGGCACATCGAATGGCCGCGCCTCGAAACGGATGAGCTGCTGATGGCGATCGGCAGTGCGCGCCCGCTTGAAGACGCAACGCGCATCGCGTACCACGAACTGGTGCTGTGGATGGAAAAGGAATACGGCTTCGACCGCTGGGATGCCTACATGATGCTCAGCCAGTGCGGCAAGGTGCGGCTGGGCAATTTCGTCGACCCGAAGTATTCGGTCGGCGCGGCGATCAGCAAGAAATATCTCGCACCGGCTGCCTGA
- the urtE gene encoding urea ABC transporter ATP-binding subunit UrtE: MLKISALNQFYGSSHTLRDVSLNVADGACTVVLGRNGVGKTTLLKCLVGLLPVKAGEIELAGQPLTRTPSHRRVLAGLGYVPQGREIFPQLSVEENLRIGAYAGESNQTAKGKQFSFDDVFHTFPVLKTMRRRIAGNLSGGQQQQLAIGRALLTNPKLLILDEPTEGIQPSIVMEIEAVIRSLKGSLSILLVEQFFDFAQAVADDYVVLVRGQVVSAGAGDQMEANNVRALISV; encoded by the coding sequence ATGCTGAAGATTTCCGCACTCAATCAGTTTTACGGCAGCAGCCACACGTTGCGCGACGTGTCGCTCAACGTCGCCGACGGCGCCTGCACCGTCGTGCTCGGCCGTAACGGCGTGGGCAAAACGACCTTGCTGAAGTGCCTCGTCGGGCTGTTGCCGGTCAAAGCCGGCGAAATCGAACTGGCGGGCCAGCCGCTGACCCGCACGCCGTCGCACCGGCGCGTATTGGCGGGTCTGGGCTACGTGCCGCAAGGACGCGAGATTTTTCCGCAACTCAGCGTCGAAGAAAACCTGCGCATCGGCGCCTACGCCGGCGAGAGCAATCAGACCGCCAAGGGCAAGCAATTTTCTTTCGATGACGTCTTTCATACCTTTCCTGTGCTGAAGACGATGCGCCGGCGCATTGCAGGAAATCTGTCCGGCGGACAGCAGCAGCAGCTTGCGATTGGCAGGGCGCTTTTGACCAATCCGAAGCTGCTCATTCTCGACGAGCCGACCGAGGGCATCCAGCCGTCGATCGTGATGGAGATCGAGGCGGTGATCCGTTCGCTGAAAGGATCGCTGTCGATCCTGCTGGTAGAGCAATTTTTCGATTTCGCGCAGGCGGTAGCCGACGACTATGTCGTGCTGGTACGCGGCCAGGTTGTCTCGGCTGGGGCCGGGGACCAGATGGAAGCCAATAACGTCAGAGCGTTAATTTCAGTGTAA
- the urtD gene encoding urea ABC transporter ATP-binding protein UrtD, which produces MNKPQPATAIYISGLSVTFSGFAAITNLSMELRYGEIRAIIGPNGAGKTTLMDVITGKTRPAGGEVFLNKVTNLATLDETSIARLGIGRKFQKPSVFEALRVRENLELAIRNGRGYAEMVRSRLGAQQNRRIDEVLETIGLGNEGPRIAGTLSHGQKQWLEIGMLLVADPQVILLDEPVAGMTDHETARTAELIARLKSPERAVVVIEHDMDFVGRIADLVSVLHEGQLLGEGSMESVRNDPRVIQVYLGR; this is translated from the coding sequence ATGAACAAGCCACAACCGGCCACCGCCATCTACATCAGCGGCCTGTCCGTCACGTTTTCCGGCTTCGCGGCGATCACGAATCTGTCGATGGAGCTTCGATACGGCGAGATTCGCGCCATCATCGGTCCGAACGGTGCGGGCAAGACGACCTTGATGGACGTCATCACGGGGAAGACCCGGCCGGCAGGCGGAGAGGTCTTTCTGAACAAGGTGACGAACCTCGCGACGCTCGACGAAACGTCCATCGCGCGGCTGGGCATCGGCCGCAAGTTCCAGAAGCCGAGCGTGTTCGAAGCACTGCGGGTTCGCGAAAACCTCGAACTGGCGATTCGCAACGGTCGCGGATATGCGGAGATGGTTCGCTCGCGCCTCGGCGCACAGCAGAACCGGCGCATCGACGAAGTGCTCGAGACGATCGGCCTCGGGAATGAAGGGCCCCGGATAGCCGGCACGCTGTCGCACGGCCAGAAGCAGTGGCTCGAAATCGGCATGCTGCTTGTCGCCGATCCGCAAGTGATCCTGCTCGACGAACCGGTTGCCGGCATGACCGACCACGAAACGGCACGCACCGCCGAACTGATCGCGCGGCTCAAGTCGCCCGAGCGGGCGGTGGTGGTGATCGAGCACGACATGGATTTTGTCGGCAGGATCGCGGACCTCGTCAGCGTGCTGCATGAAGGGCAGTTGCTGGGCGAGGGATCGATGGAGAGCGTGCGCAATGATCCACGCGTGATTCAGGTTTATCTCGGACGGTGA
- the urtC gene encoding urea ABC transporter permease subunit UrtC, with product MNTFPEPRNSGRVTLSAFATKWMGQSVEAGIVPVLVLLALYLPFAYFVIPESNALHLSLFGINLIGQIMCFALLALALDLVWGYAGILSLGHGVFFGIGGYMMAIYLLNGAYAETHVLPDFMQYMGASDFPALWKMLSRLDVTIVGTIVVTVLVAGAFGFVTFRSRINGVYLSIITQALTYALMLLLFINDVGLGGNNGMTGFTSIAGRKLADTSTQIGLAVCSCLLLVVAYVGVRFLARSSFGRALIAVRDDEARMRFLGYRTHTLKLFAWCLSAVLAAFAGMLYVPQVGIVNPTIVSPQLSVEIAVWVAIGGRGTLIGAIVGAIVINGLKFWLTAQLPALWPFILAGVTLVIVVYFSNGVWGTLKAAASETRRGGQ from the coding sequence ATGAATACATTTCCTGAACCGCGTAACAGCGGGAGAGTCACCTTGTCGGCGTTCGCAACGAAATGGATGGGCCAGTCCGTGGAGGCCGGTATCGTGCCGGTGCTGGTCCTGCTGGCGCTCTATCTGCCCTTTGCCTATTTTGTGATTCCGGAGTCGAATGCGTTGCATCTGTCGCTGTTCGGCATCAATCTGATCGGACAGATCATGTGTTTCGCGCTGCTCGCGCTGGCGCTCGATCTGGTCTGGGGTTATGCGGGCATCCTGAGCCTCGGGCACGGCGTCTTCTTCGGCATAGGCGGCTATATGATGGCCATCTATCTGCTGAACGGCGCCTATGCCGAAACGCACGTCTTGCCGGACTTCATGCAATACATGGGCGCGAGCGACTTTCCCGCGCTATGGAAGATGCTTTCGCGGCTCGATGTGACGATCGTCGGCACGATCGTCGTCACCGTGCTGGTCGCGGGCGCGTTCGGCTTCGTCACATTCCGCTCGCGCATCAACGGCGTGTATCTGTCGATCATCACTCAGGCGCTCACATATGCGTTGATGCTGCTGTTGTTCATCAACGACGTGGGCCTCGGTGGCAACAATGGCATGACCGGTTTTACGAGCATCGCCGGCCGCAAGCTTGCCGATACGTCCACGCAGATAGGCCTTGCCGTGTGTTCGTGCCTGCTCCTGGTGGTCGCCTATGTCGGCGTGCGGTTTCTCGCGCGCTCCAGTTTTGGCCGGGCGCTGATCGCGGTGCGCGACGACGAAGCGCGGATGCGTTTTCTCGGCTACCGCACGCATACGCTGAAGCTCTTCGCGTGGTGTCTCTCGGCGGTACTCGCGGCGTTTGCCGGAATGCTGTACGTGCCGCAGGTCGGCATCGTCAACCCGACCATCGTTTCGCCGCAACTGTCCGTCGAGATTGCCGTGTGGGTGGCCATCGGTGGGCGCGGCACGCTGATCGGCGCGATCGTCGGCGCTATCGTGATCAACGGACTCAAGTTCTGGCTGACGGCGCAACTGCCGGCGTTGTGGCCGTTCATTCTTGCCGGCGTCACGCTTGTGATCGTCGTCTATTTCAGCAACGGCGTGTGGGGTACGCTCAAGGCCGCCGCCAGCGAAACCAGGAGGGGCGGCCAATGA
- the urtB gene encoding urea ABC transporter permease subunit UrtB encodes MINFRQLFFAIACLALVWATTANAAPSRAAMLTSFCATDGDKAAALEQVVEAGVSDDTHERAWARQIVDAIRNGALQCGADGQATLQGNPALDAATLQPRANGPADSPYVPSIVMMRKLAVVSAEMDLFSPQQDTRATAARQVDKFFALLDPAIVARAVRAQNDPDIATVLRLALAKRGLNSNVKADRLAAIKAVAEVPSETARTALANFAEQSSVRSDPDVLAAVQGAIRNMDTWLSLGKGLSILFSGLSYAGVLLLTALGLSIVFGLMGVINLAHGEFIMIGAYATYLVERFMQAHLPGLFDAYIFVAIPVAFVICAACGMLLEFFVIRFLYRRPLETLLATWAVSIALIKLIQVLFGSQNVEFITPGFLNGGMQVAPGFFVTYNRVFAIVLAVLIFVATFAVVRFTKLGLLMRATTQLRDMARCLGVPAERVDRIAFGLGAGLAGLAGVVLTQIASVNPSMGTGFVVDSFMVVVLGGAGSLAGTVVSSLALGEINQFIEPFYGAVAAKVAVLLLIVLIIQKRPQGLFALKTRV; translated from the coding sequence ATGATCAATTTCAGGCAGCTCTTTTTCGCGATCGCTTGTCTGGCGCTTGTTTGGGCCACTACCGCGAACGCAGCGCCGAGCCGCGCTGCGATGCTCACGTCGTTCTGCGCGACGGACGGCGATAAGGCCGCCGCGCTGGAGCAAGTCGTCGAAGCCGGCGTGTCGGACGACACGCACGAGCGTGCGTGGGCGCGTCAGATCGTCGATGCGATCCGTAACGGCGCGCTGCAGTGCGGCGCCGACGGTCAGGCGACGCTGCAAGGCAACCCCGCGCTCGACGCCGCGACTCTCCAGCCGCGTGCCAATGGGCCGGCGGATTCGCCCTATGTGCCGAGCATCGTGATGATGCGCAAGCTCGCAGTGGTGTCGGCGGAAATGGACCTGTTCTCGCCACAGCAAGACACCCGCGCGACGGCCGCGCGGCAAGTCGACAAGTTCTTTGCATTACTCGACCCCGCTATCGTCGCCCGTGCGGTCAGGGCGCAGAACGACCCGGATATCGCGACCGTTCTCAGGCTGGCGCTGGCCAAGCGCGGACTGAACAGCAACGTCAAGGCCGACCGCCTGGCGGCGATCAAGGCCGTGGCCGAGGTGCCGAGCGAAACCGCGCGTACCGCGCTGGCGAACTTTGCGGAGCAAAGTTCCGTGCGATCGGATCCCGACGTGCTGGCCGCAGTGCAGGGCGCGATCCGCAACATGGATACGTGGCTGTCGCTCGGCAAGGGCTTGTCGATTCTGTTTAGCGGCTTGAGCTATGCCGGCGTGTTGTTGCTGACGGCGCTCGGTTTGTCGATCGTGTTCGGACTGATGGGCGTGATCAATCTCGCGCATGGCGAATTCATCATGATCGGCGCGTACGCGACGTATCTCGTCGAACGTTTCATGCAGGCGCATCTGCCGGGTTTGTTCGACGCCTACATTTTCGTTGCGATTCCCGTGGCGTTCGTGATCTGCGCAGCGTGCGGCATGTTGCTCGAATTCTTCGTCATCCGGTTTCTGTATCGCCGGCCGCTGGAGACACTGCTCGCCACATGGGCGGTCAGCATTGCGTTGATCAAGCTGATTCAGGTGCTGTTCGGCTCGCAGAACGTCGAGTTCATCACGCCCGGCTTTCTCAACGGCGGCATGCAGGTCGCGCCCGGCTTTTTCGTGACCTACAACCGCGTATTTGCAATCGTGCTCGCCGTGCTGATCTTCGTGGCGACCTTCGCCGTGGTCCGCTTCACGAAGCTCGGGTTGCTGATGCGCGCCACCACGCAGCTGCGCGACATGGCGCGCTGCCTTGGCGTCCCCGCCGAGCGCGTCGATCGTATCGCGTTCGGCCTGGGCGCCGGCCTCGCGGGACTGGCCGGCGTGGTGCTGACGCAGATTGCCAGCGTCAATCCGTCGATGGGCACGGGCTTCGTCGTCGATTCGTTCATGGTGGTGGTGCTCGGCGGTGCGGGCAGTCTCGCGGGGACGGTCGTGTCGTCGCTTGCGCTCGGCGAAATCAACCAGTTCATCGAACCGTTCTACGGAGCAGTTGCCGCCAAGGTGGCTGTGCTTCTGCTCATCGTGCTGATTATCCAGAAGCGCCCGCAAGGACTCTTCGCATTGAAGACCCGCGTATGA
- a CDS encoding urea ABC transporter substrate-binding protein, with protein MKRRTFLSAVGSGLVTAAGTALPKAAFAAQASDPIKLGLLFSQSGTMANGESLLKDTALMTIDQINAKGGVLGRKLQGVVVDPASDWPMYAQLSKQLILRDKCAALFGCWTSVSRKSVLPVVESQDSLLFYPLHFEGEEQSKNVVYLNSPPSSSVLPAIDYLMSDQGGGAKRFYMIGSDYVWPRTINKMLKGYLKTKNIPDSAWREHYVPFGQSNFQTIVRDIKDFAAQPGGQAIVVMTVVGDSIPAMFKEAINQGVRATDIPILGLDVVDSDLEGLDTKPLVGHLSCWCYFQNVDTPQNRQFKSDWKNYVSAHSLKHRPDMVIDPMVSTYLGINLWAQAAAKAHSTDTDAVRKALAGQSMVDPAGYTVKMDASTQYLWRGDMIGSINATQGFDILWKSKDIEKPVAFSPFIGKA; from the coding sequence ATGAAAAGACGTACTTTCCTGTCGGCAGTCGGCTCCGGATTGGTGACCGCTGCGGGCACCGCGCTACCTAAGGCTGCGTTCGCCGCACAAGCCAGCGATCCGATCAAGCTCGGCCTGCTGTTCTCGCAGTCGGGCACGATGGCCAATGGCGAGTCGCTGTTAAAAGATACGGCACTGATGACGATCGATCAGATCAACGCCAAGGGCGGCGTGCTCGGGCGCAAGCTTCAGGGTGTCGTCGTCGATCCGGCGTCGGACTGGCCCATGTATGCGCAGCTCTCGAAGCAACTGATTCTGCGCGACAAATGCGCGGCGCTATTCGGCTGCTGGACGTCGGTGTCGCGCAAGTCGGTGTTGCCGGTGGTCGAGTCGCAAGACAGCCTGCTGTTTTATCCGCTTCACTTCGAAGGCGAAGAGCAGTCGAAGAACGTCGTCTATCTGAACTCGCCGCCGAGCAGCTCGGTGCTCCCCGCAATCGATTACCTGATGAGTGACCAGGGCGGCGGCGCCAAGCGTTTCTATATGATCGGCAGCGACTACGTCTGGCCGCGCACGATCAACAAGATGCTCAAGGGCTATCTCAAGACCAAGAACATTCCGGACTCCGCATGGCGCGAACACTACGTTCCATTCGGGCAATCGAACTTCCAGACCATCGTGCGCGACATCAAGGACTTCGCCGCGCAACCGGGTGGCCAGGCCATCGTCGTGATGACCGTGGTCGGCGATTCGATTCCGGCGATGTTCAAGGAAGCGATCAATCAGGGCGTGCGCGCCACCGATATTCCGATTCTTGGCCTGGACGTGGTCGACAGCGATCTGGAGGGTCTCGATACAAAGCCGCTGGTCGGCCACCTCAGCTGCTGGTGCTATTTCCAGAACGTGGATACGCCGCAGAATCGCCAGTTCAAGAGCGACTGGAAGAACTACGTCAGCGCGCATAGCCTGAAGCATCGGCCGGACATGGTGATCGACCCGATGGTGTCGACCTACCTCGGCATCAATCTGTGGGCGCAGGCTGCCGCGAAGGCGCATTCCACCGACACGGACGCGGTGCGCAAGGCGCTCGCGGGTCAGTCGATGGTCGATCCGGCGGGTTACACGGTGAAGATGGATGCTTCCACGCAGTACTTGTGGCGGGGCGACATGATCGGCTCGATCAACGCGACTCAGGGCTTCGACATTTTGTGGAAGTCGAAAGACATCGAGAAGCCAGTGGCATTCAGCCCGTTCATCGGCAAGGCTTGA
- a CDS encoding transporter substrate-binding domain-containing protein has product MTRIDASRTSDPIRIGVLYSRSGVTSAAELTQLQATMLAVEEINRAGGVSGREIELVCLDPQCQPRRYANLAEQLILEHRVRIIVGCYMSSTRKAVIPIVERHNALLFYATPYEGFEYSRNVIYTGAAPNQNTLPLAGFMLTQFGSRVSMIGSDYVCPYESNRVMSDLILERGGEKVDETYLPLDAPWESYLDAAKRIKQLAPDFIFSTVVGEGIPHLYRAFAQVGLDPYRTPIASHMTSEAEIAVMGNDLAQGHITSAAYFQSVDTVANLGAVARYQARFGDDQPTNMCWEASYFQMHLLADAIRRVGSDDPTLLLRVLPGLEFDAPQGRVRIDEHNNHTYLHPLIGRVDAHGRFDIIGRAPERVKADPYVVSHSTPAWTAHAHPELARAGEVR; this is encoded by the coding sequence ATGACTCGTATTGATGCCAGCCGTACCTCGGACCCAATCAGAATTGGCGTCCTGTATTCACGCTCAGGCGTAACCTCGGCCGCGGAGCTCACTCAACTGCAAGCCACCATGCTTGCAGTGGAGGAAATCAATCGCGCAGGCGGCGTGTCAGGACGCGAGATCGAACTCGTCTGTCTGGATCCGCAATGCCAGCCGCGGCGTTATGCCAACCTCGCGGAACAACTGATTCTCGAACACCGGGTTCGGATCATCGTCGGCTGCTATATGTCCAGCACGCGCAAGGCGGTCATTCCGATTGTCGAACGGCACAATGCGCTGCTCTTCTATGCGACACCGTATGAAGGCTTCGAATACAGCCGCAACGTGATCTACACCGGCGCGGCGCCCAATCAGAACACCTTGCCGCTCGCCGGTTTCATGCTCACGCAGTTCGGCTCACGCGTGAGCATGATCGGTTCGGACTACGTGTGCCCATACGAGTCGAATCGCGTGATGAGCGATCTGATCCTCGAACGCGGCGGAGAAAAGGTGGACGAAACCTATCTGCCGCTCGATGCGCCGTGGGAGAGTTATCTCGATGCCGCCAAGCGGATCAAGCAACTCGCACCCGACTTCATTTTCTCCACGGTAGTGGGCGAAGGCATTCCGCATCTGTACCGTGCGTTTGCGCAGGTCGGGCTCGATCCGTACCGCACGCCTATCGCCAGCCACATGACCAGTGAAGCCGAAATCGCGGTAATGGGAAACGACCTCGCACAAGGACACATCACCTCAGCCGCGTACTTCCAGAGTGTGGATACAGTTGCGAACCTCGGTGCGGTCGCCCGCTATCAGGCTCGCTTCGGCGACGACCAGCCGACCAACATGTGCTGGGAAGCCTCCTATTTCCAGATGCATCTGCTCGCGGATGCGATCCGCCGCGTCGGCTCGGACGACCCGACGCTGTTGCTGCGCGTATTGCCCGGCCTCGAATTCGACGCGCCGCAAGGCCGCGTGCGTATCGACGAGCACAACAACCACACGTACCTGCATCCGTTGATCGGCCGGGTCGACGCGCATGGCCGCTTCGATATCATCGGGCGTGCGCCTGAGCGCGTGAAGGCGGATCCCTACGTCGTCTCTCACAGCACGCCAGCGTGGACCGCGCACGCGCATCCTGAACTCGCACGCGCGGGAGAGGTTCGATGA
- a CDS encoding ANTAR domain-containing protein: MKRTTQTPAILRDLRSLKVVVIHPQDQDGEELLAQLQRIGCDVQVCWPRLDSLPADTGLVLMAMRPEALSVDYPWLGTSTSPPVIPVVTYENPITIEAVLRLNAFATIPSPVRSFGLLTAIAVALTQFKASRTRERYIERLEQKQAKVRVIQQATRIVMDSRGMSEEDAYQLLRSQAMLKREQIETVAGDIVKAHETLSF, translated from the coding sequence ATGAAGCGGACCACGCAGACGCCGGCGATCCTGCGCGACCTGCGTTCGCTAAAAGTCGTTGTGATTCATCCGCAGGATCAGGACGGTGAAGAGTTGCTCGCGCAGCTTCAGCGCATCGGCTGTGACGTGCAGGTATGCTGGCCACGGCTCGATAGCCTGCCTGCCGACACCGGCCTCGTCCTCATGGCGATGCGCCCTGAGGCTCTGTCAGTCGATTATCCGTGGCTCGGAACCAGCACGTCGCCGCCGGTGATTCCGGTCGTGACCTACGAAAATCCGATCACCATCGAAGCGGTGCTGCGGCTAAATGCGTTCGCGACAATCCCGTCGCCGGTCCGCTCGTTTGGACTGTTGACCGCCATCGCTGTCGCGCTGACGCAATTCAAGGCATCCCGCACACGTGAGCGATACATCGAGCGGCTCGAGCAGAAGCAGGCGAAGGTTCGGGTGATCCAGCAAGCCACGCGAATCGTCATGGACTCGCGCGGCATGTCTGAAGAAGATGCATATCAGCTGCTGCGCTCACAGGCCATGCTCAAACGCGAACAGATCGAGACGGTGGCCGGCGACATCGTCAAGGCGCACGAAACACTGAGTTTCTAA
- a CDS encoding DUF6232 family protein — METPFNDRGVSVTRNALSSAGQVFPLRDIVSVQVVTVPKNKVLPLTISLLGAVGAIVGVILRSPVGMVCGTMLAVVGWLTWLTQDVTHRLMVQTANGEREALMSTDRDFVERVGVAVNEAKAAAAAPKV; from the coding sequence ATGGAAACCCCTTTCAATGATCGTGGCGTGTCGGTCACGCGCAACGCTCTCTCGTCCGCCGGCCAGGTCTTTCCGCTGCGCGATATCGTGAGCGTGCAGGTCGTCACCGTGCCGAAAAACAAGGTCTTGCCGCTCACGATTTCGCTGCTCGGAGCCGTCGGCGCTATTGTCGGCGTAATATTGCGCTCGCCGGTGGGCATGGTGTGCGGCACGATGCTGGCCGTGGTCGGCTGGCTCACCTGGCTGACCCAGGACGTCACCCATCGTCTGATGGTGCAGACGGCAAATGGCGAGCGTGAAGCGCTGATGAGCACCGATCGCGATTTCGTCGAACGCGTCGGCGTGGCCGTGAACGAGGCGAAGGCCGCCGCCGCGGCGCCCAAGGTTTGA